In Eubacteriales bacterium mix99, the DNA window TAAAAAGCTCACCGGAGGGTACAAAAGTAATCATCAACCTTCCGGCCGACGGAAAAATGGTAGCAGAGGAAAAAGCAAAAAGGAGAAAGAAAATTGTATCAAATTGTGCTGATCGATGATGAACAGGTGGTCCTGGAGGGACTCAATAAATTAATCGACTGGAAAGGCATGGGATGCAGGGTAGTTGGGCAGGCAGAGGACGGGGAAACCGGGCTGGACCTGATCCGCCGGTTTCAGCCGGATATTATTCTTACGGACATCCGCATGCCCAAATTGGACGGACTGGATATGATCAGCGCAATCCGGAAAGTCCGAAAGGATTCCCGGATCATCATTCTCACCGGATATCGGGATTTTGAATATGCCCAGAGGGGAATTTCCCTGGGAGTATTTCGATTCCTGACAAAACCCACGAGAAAAAAGGACATCATCGCCGCGGTGCAGGATGCCATCACAGAGATAGAAAAAAGCCGAAAGAGAGAAAAGGAATTTCAGGATCTGCGCAAACAGGTCAGCCGGTTTTATGGATTCCGGTATGACGATATTGCCCTGGATGCGTCCGGAAAACCAGACAGCGGCTCCGCATATCTGGCGGTACGATCCGTTCAGTATATCCGGGATCACTATATGGAGAATCTGGATCTTCAGCAGGTGGCGGATGGGCTGTACATCAGCACCTGGCATCTCTGCAGGGTACTGAAGCGGGAAACCGGAAATACCTTTGTCAATATATTGAATCAGATACGCATCGATGCGGCAAAGGAACTGCTGGATGAAACAAATGACCGAATCTATGAAATAGCAAATCACGTCGGATATCCTGATGTTACCTATTTTGGGCGAGTTTTCAAACAAATCACAAGCTATACTCCCAGTGAATACCGAAATCGTATGATCCGTACAAAGTGAACAAATTTATACGAAAGATGCCAATTTCATCACGTGTTTTTCTCCTGCTTTCTGAAGTATTCTATAGATAAGGCAAGGACTTATTTCAGGTAGGAAAGCAAGGAGGTTCATCCAATGTCTGATTCTCTGGCCCGTACAAAGACAAAGGGCTATCATTCCGCAAAAAGAAAGAAAACATGGGCTCTGACCAGCATGGTGCTGCCCGGTGCAATATGGCTTGTCCTTTTGCGGTATTTGCCGATGTTTGGTATCGTTCTGGCATTCAAGGACTATAAGATATATACCAGGAACCCAACCCTGTTTCACAACATCCAGCACAGTGAATGGGTTGGATTGAAAAATTTTAAATTCCTGTTTACCACGACAGACTCCTGGATCATGATCCGCAATACCATCGGTTACAATGCGCTGTGGATTGTCCTGGGCATTGTCATAGCGGTGACCTTTGCTGTTTTACTGAATGAACTAACGAACCGGTTTGCAGCCAAGACCTATCAGACTTTAATGTTTTTTCCCTATTTCCTCAGTTGGGTGGTAGCCAGTTATTTTGTGCAGGCTTTTCTGGATCCGACCCGGGGACTGATCAGCAATCTTCAGAGAAATCTGGGAATGGAAGTCACCAGCTGGTACAATGAACCCAAGCCATGGCCTATCATTCTGACAATAGCCAATCTCTGGAAAAACGTCGGATATTCCACTGTTTTGTATCTGGCTGCCATTGCAGGCATTGACTCGACCCAATATGAAGCCGCAAGCATTGAGGGAGCCAACAAATGGCAGCAGGTCTGGCATATCACAATTCCCAATATCCGGCCCATGATTACCATCCTGTTTATTATGAACGTAGGAAAAATATTCAACGCGGATTTTGGCCTGTTCTATAATGTACCAATGAACTCCGGCCCGCTTTTCCCCACAACACAGGTCATTGATACTTACGTCTACAGGGCGCTGATGGCAACTTCCAATCCGGGTATGAGTACAGCGGCCAGCCTTCTGCAGAACGTAGTGGGATTCATCTGCCTCATGGGCGCCAACACAATTGTTCGGAAACTGGATGAGGAAAGCAGTTTATTCTAAGGGAGGAAAAGAAAAATGGCAAGAGTGGAAACGATGACGTTCTCTCATACCGAAAAGAAAAGAAAAGCACGGATGAATACAGTCAGCCGGCCTGCTGAGTTCGTAATTCATATTGTCCTTATTTTATTCTGCCTGGTTTGTGTGATACCTTTTATTTTTGTCGGAATCATATCCTTTACATCAGAGGAGAGCATCCGGGAAATCGGATATTCCTTTCTCCCAAAGAAGCTTTCCCTCCAGGCCTACCGATATGTCTTTGATTTGGGGGATCAGCTGTGGCGTTCTTATTTCAACAGCTTTTACATTACCATCGCCGGAACCTTCCTCAGCGTTCTGATCAGCGTATTGTATTCCTATGCACTTTTCCGGAAGGATTATAAATATCGCAGGTTCTTTACTGTATTCTGCTTCTTTACCATGCTGTTCGGAGGAGGTCTGGCTCCCACTTACATGGTCTGCAAGAATTTACTGAGACTGAGTGACAACTATGCTGCATTGATCGTGCCGACGCTGCTCAACCCCTTTAACGTGATTATCATGCGGACCTTTTTTCAGACTTCCATTCCGCTTGATTTGCTGGATTCCGCTGCCATTGACGGCAGTGGGGAATATCATACCCTGTTTCATATTGTTCTTCCCATCTCCAAGCCCGGCATTGCTTCCATTTCCCTGCTGACCTCCCTGGCCTATTGGAATGAGTGGTTTCTTTCCATGCTGTATATACGGGACGCGAAATATTATCCCCTTCAGTATCTGCTGATGAGAATGCAGAATCAGGTGGATTTTTTAGTAAAAAACAGTTCCAAAATCGGACCGGAGGCGGCAAAAATTATGAGGGACCTTCCTCAGGAAAGTCTGCGGATGGCCCTGGTGGTCCTGATCGTCATACCCATTGCCTTTGCCTATCCTTTCTTTCAGCGCTATATTATCAGCGGCCTTACCATTGGATCCATCAAAGGCTGAACCAGGACAGAAGCGAAACTGCGGGGCAAAATGGCTTGTACCAATCGGTAAGAACAGCTGACAGAAGCTGCCGGCTGCTTACAATACAATATACCTGTTATCAAATCATTATCAATAAGGGGGAAGATCCATCATGAAAAGGAAATTGTCCGTGAAAAAATTGCTCTCCGTGACTTTGATCCTGACACTCCTAATGACTGCTTTTGCCGGCTGCGGCACAAAAGACAAAGACGTTGCAGACAAAAATGTCACTCCCGACTCCACGGAAAAGGCAGAGGGCAAAAAATCGGAAGATGAAAAGTCCGGTCAGGCAAAATCCGGGGACAAGGATACCTCCCGGCCGGTTACATTGACATGGTATCTGCATGGCAGCAATGTCACCGATGACAAGGAGGTCCTGGAAAAGGCAAATGAATATCTGAAGGAAAAGATCAATGTTACTTTAAAACCCATTTGGGGTACCTGGGGAGACTTCGATGAGAATGTCGTTCTGTCCATTCAGGGCGGAGACGACGTGGACATCTACTTTACCTGTTCCTGGAGTGCTGATGAATACAATGCCTATGCACGGAAGGGCGCCTGGCTGCGTCTGGACGACCCGAAAAACAATCTTATTGAAAAATATGCCTCGGATCTTTGGAAACAACTGCCGGACGTTCTGATTCAGGGCGCCAAGATTCCAGGAAAAGACGGAATGGGGGTATATGCCATTCCGGGGTACAAAGACCTCGCCACACAAAATTGCTGGGACCTCAACATGGACCTGATGAAAAAGTACGGTTATACTGCGGACGATATCAGGAATACGGATTATTACGGATTCGGAGACATCCTGAAAACCGTCAGGGAAGGCGAAGGGAAAAATTTCTATCCACTGCTGATTGAAGGCGCCGTTCTGGAACGGATGGTGACCAACAGTATTATCGTTACCGGCGACTCCGGAACAAACAACCTGCTTTCCTATTACATTGATCCCAATGATGTTTCCGCCGAAGGGCCCTATGCAAATAAAATCCTGAGCAAGTTTGAAACAGACGAATATAAAAAATTTGTGGAGAAGACACGGGAATACTTTGATGCCGGCTATATCGATCCCGCCATGGGCAATCCCAACCAGGCCAATGATGTGCGCAGTGCCAAACAACTGACCGGGGAATATCTGATCGGCACCCAAAGCTATGCCCTGGGCTATGAAGCACAGGCAGGCAAGGAACGGGGAATCGAAGTCGCCATGGTGCCCTGCACTCCGCCATATGTGGATACCACCTCCTCGCAGGGCGCAATGATGGCCGTATCCAGCTCTTCCAAAAATCCGGAAAGGGCTGTGATGTTCCTGAACCTCCTGAATACCGATCCGTATCTGATGACCCTTTTAAATTACGGAGTCGAGGGAACCCATTATGAGATGAAAGACAACATGGTGAATTTCCTGGATAAACGGGACGATTATGTGCCGTGGACCAACGGTATGGGCAACATCACCCTGCTGCCTCCCCAAAAGGAACAGGGTGCAGATTTCCAGGATCAGTTCCAGAAGTATTATGGTGCTGCCAGGAGCATTCCGATTCTCGGCTACTGTTTTGATTCCACCCCGGTGGAAGCGGAAGTGGGCGCATTATCCAATGTTGCAGCGGAATATGCATTGGCCCTGGACGCCGGAACCATCGATCCCAGGCAAAAGCTGCCGGAGTTCATTCAGAAATTAAAGGATAACGGGATCGATAAAATTGTGGAGGAAGCAAACAGGCAATTAACGGATTATCTGGCGAATGCTAAATAAATTATGAAGGAACCTTTGGGGGTTGGGTTTGAAAGAGGACCGGAGCATTGCCGTTTTTCTGCGGCAGGCTCCGGTCCTTTTGGATAACACCCTGCATTACATCATGGACAGCTGAAATGCACGCAACAAACTGCATTATGGACAGCATGCCCGACAGCATGATGTTTCCATAATGGATTGCTATTTTACGATATTTACAAACACCTTTCGATTCCGCGGCCCGTCAAATTCGCAGAAGTAAATGCTCTGCCAGATACCCAGCTTCAAGGCTCCGTTTTCGATCAGGACATGGCAGGAGGACCCCATCAGGGAAGCCTTGATATGAGCATGGGAATTGCCTTCAAAATGCCGATACCCGTTTTGCTCCGGAAATGCCTTTTCCAGTCCGTATATAATATCCCTCACCACATCCGGGTCCGCATTTTCATTGATCGTCACCCCGGCCGTCGTGTGCGGAACAAAAACGACGGCCTGTCCCGACTGCACCCCGCTTTCCCGAACAGCCTGTCTCACCAGATCCGTGATATTGACAAACTCCTGTGCTTTTGTTGTGTTTATGGAATACTCCATTTTTAACCTCCGTTCTGTTCTGCTTCCATTCTTTCTTTTGTTTTCCCTCCCATCCTATTATATAAATCATATGAATTCCTGTAAAGCAGACAAACCCGCTGCCAATGCAAACACGGGAATGAAAACATGGTATAATACGGGAGAAGATCAGGAAAAATCAAAGGGGTGACCAATATGGATCAACGTCTGACAGAGATACGAAAAGGAAAAACCGATAATTATCTGTTGCCTTTTTTCTGGCAGCACGAAGGACACACGGAGGCATTGCCGGAGGCGATTCAGAAAATATGGGAAAGCGGCTGCAGGGCTTTCTGTGTGGAATCCCGGCCGTATGAGGATTTTTGCGGTCCCAAATGGTGGGCGGACATGAAAATCATATTGGAGGAAGCCAAAAAGCGGGACATGAAAGTCTGGGTCCTCGACGACAAACATTTCCCCACCGGCTTTGCCAACGGTCTGGTAAGGAAAAAATATCCGGAACGACGCCGATGGTTCCTGAGGGAACATCATGTTGACGTACTGGGCCCCATGAAAGGAGCTTCCCTGCTGGTTCCGCCCTGTGGGGAAGAGGAAACCCTGTTGTCCGTCTGTGCTTATCGCCGTACCGGCAAGGAAGAAGAACTGACCGGGGAGCCCATCCTGTTTACGATTCCAACAGGGTCCCGGTTTCTTTGCTTTGATGTTCCGGAAGGCTGCTGGAGGGTCTTTTTCATTTTCCGCACCAGAAAGGGCTGTACCCGGGGCCGTGAATACTATATCGACATGCTGTCCCGGGAATCGGTTCAGGTACTGATGGAAGCGGTATATGAGCCCCATTATGAACATTTTCACGAATATTTCGGAAACACCCTGGCCGGATTCTTTTCCGATGAGCCCAGCCTGGACTGTCAGCATATTGGGCCCTGGGGACAGGATAAGGGCTCCTATTGCCGAACCGTGGGACAGCCGGGAGTTGCCCTGCCCTGGTCCGATGAAATCATCCATCGGATGGAGAAGCATTCCATCCCCCATCCTGCTTCTGCACTCCCGGGCCTGTGGTATCCCATAAAAGGCTGTTCTCCTTCCATCCGGCTGGCGTACATGGATACGGTCACCCATTTATGGCGCAGGAATTTTTCCGGTCAGATCGGGGATTGGTGCCGCTCCCATGGGGTTCAGTATATCGGGCATATTATAGAGGACATGAACGCTCATGCACGTCTTGGCTGCAGCGGCGGACATTTCTTCCGTTCCCTGGACGGACAGGATATGAGCGGTATCGATATCGTACTGCATCAGGTGATTCCCGGAATGGCAGATTACCGGACTTCTGCCCGGATCTCCGGCGGTGTGGCCGATCCGGATTTCTTTCATTATATCCTTGCCCAGCTGGCATCTTCCCAGGCACGTCTGAATCCCCGCATGAAGGGCCGGGCCATGTGTGAAGTGTTCGGCGCCTTTGGATGGGCGGAAGGAATACCATTCATGAAATGGCTGATGGATTTCCTCCTGGTACGGGGGATCAATCACTTTGTCCCGCATGCCTTTTCAGACAAATATCCGGATCCCGACTGTCCTCCCCACTTTTATGGGAAGGGCAACGATCCTCAGTTTGCCGGATTCAAAAAGTTGATGGAATATGTAAATCAGGTCAGCCATCTCCTGTCCGACAAGGAACGGCAGGTATCCGGCGCCGTGCTGTACCATGCCGAGGCGGAATGGATGAATGGGGAAGACTGCATGATGACACAGGTCCCGGCCAAACAGCTTTATGATGCGCAGGTCGATTATGACATTGTACCTCTGGATGCACTGGAGAATGCTTTCGCAGAAAACGGAACCATGTGCATCAATGGACATGTCTATCAGTTCCTTGCCGTTCCCTGGGCAGCAGTTCTGCCGGAAAAGTTCTGGAATGCCGCCTGTCGCCTGCATCGTTGCGGGCTGCCCGTTTTCTTCCTGGATCAGGCTCCGTCTCATAAAGGGGAACTGCCCGGAAAAGTCGTACCCACGGAGGATTTCCCGGAAATCCTGTTTCAGCTGGATCTGGCTCATGATTACAGAGCACGGAATCATTTTCTACGGATCGGCTTTTTCCGTAAGATGGACGGGGAAAAGGAATGCTCCTGTTTTCTGCTGTTCAATGAAGCGGTCCATCAGGATACGGAAGCGAGAATTCTTCTGCCGGTATGCGGCGATTATCTGAAGCTGGACCTTCCGGGCGGAACCTGTTACAGGGGATATACAGCGGATGGAACCGTTTCAGTCCGGCTCAGACCGTATCAGTCGGAGATTCTGATATTCGATTCGTTTGACGAATCCTTTCCGGTACAGTTCCAGGAAGAGCCGGAATGGGTATCGCAGGGTGTCCTCCCCCTCCCATGGGATATTTCCCGGAAAGAGATGGGAAAGGATGAGGAATTTATCCCTTATCGGACGGAATCGAATCTGTTCAACATCACAGGCCCGGACGGGGATCCGTCTTTCTCTGGTCTGATCCGTTACAAAGTCAAATTTCCGTTGAAGGAAAAAAAGCCCCTCCTGCTGGATCTGGGGGAAGTCGGACAGACGGCTCAGGTTTTCCTGAATGGCCAGGATCTCGGAATACGGATCTGCAAGCCCTATTGCTGGAACATCGGAAAAGAGGTAAAGAAAGGATCCAACACCCTGGAAATCATCGTGGCCAACACTTTGGTGCAGCGTATTCCGGATCCATTTTCCTGCTACATGCAGATTCCGCCCAGTGGTTTGCTGGGCCCGGTGACCCTTTCCTCCCAAAGATAATCACAGATCCGGGGATCACGGATTGCAGCAGAAACTTTCTTGTGATATTATAATTTCTGAAACGCAGTCCTGTTTCAAACAACAGGACCACGTCTAACAGGGGATATCACAGGCAGGGATAAGATGAAAAAGATATCAGGACTCCCTATTTTGGTTTCCTGATAAACAATAATGTTTTTGAAAGAGGTTTAACGAATGTTTGATGCAAAATCGGAAATTTCCAGACTGCTGGCCCCCGGAATACCGGAAATTGAGCCGCAGCAGATCCACGATATGCTGGAGGTGCCACCTAACCCGGAAATGGGGGATCTGGCCCTTCCCTGTTTTAAGCTGAGCAGGATTCTGAAAAAATCCCCGGTGCGGATTGCTGAGGATCTCTCTGCCATCGTTTCAAAGAAGGGCAGCACGGAAGACATTGACCGGATTGAGGCAGTATCCGGTTACCTGAATATTTTTCTGAACAAAAGTGTGTACATCCGAAAAATCCTGAGCGAAATACTGCAGGAAGGAAATTCCTACGGCTCCTCGGATATCGGCAGGGGAAAGACTGTTGTCATTGACTACTCTTCCCCCAATATTGCAAAGCCGTTTCATGTAGGTCATCTGCGCTCCACTTCCATTGGAAACTCCCTGTATCAGATTTTTGCCTTCATGGGCTACCGTTGTGTCGGCATCAATCACCTTGGAGATTGGGGAACCCAGTTCGGCAAACTCATCGTGGCCTACAAAAAATGGGGATCAGAGCATGCCGTCCAGGAAAATCTGATTGATGAGCTGGTTGCCCTATATGTTAAATTCCATAAGGAAGCGGAAAAGGATCCTTCCCTGAATGAGGAAGCGAGGGAATGGTTTACACGCCTGGAGCAGGGAAATGAAGAAGCCCGTTCCCTTTGGCGCTGGTTCATTGACATCAGCATGGAGGAATATAAAAAAGTTTATGATCTGTTGGGGGTCGAATTTGACGCCTATACCGGTGAGTCCTTTTATAATGACAAGATGGAGCCGGTGATTGAGGAACTGAAGGGAAAAAATCTTCTGAAGGAAAGCAAGGGAGCTATGGTGGTGGATCTGGAAAAGGAAGGCATGCCTCCCTGCCTGATCCTGAAAACCGACGGCAGCACTTTGTATGCCACCCGGGACATTACCGCGGCCATCTATCGAAAAAATACCTATCATTTTGACAAGTGCATTTATGTCACCGGCGTTTCCCAGAGCCTGCACTTCAAGCAATGGTTCAAGGTGATAGAAAAGATGGGTTATAGCTGGTATAAGGGCCTGTATCATGTACCATTCGGCACAGTCAGCATCGGCGGGGAAAAATTGGCCACCCGTACCGGAAAAGTGGTACTGCTGGACGATATCCTGTCCAGAGCCATCCAAAAGACCAGAGCAACCATTGAAGAAAAAAATCCGGATCTGGAAAACAAGGAGGAAGTGGCGAAGCAGATGGGCGTAGGTGCCGTGATCTTCAGCGATTTGTTCAGCAACCGGATCAAGGACGTCTCCTTCTCCTGGGATGAAGTCCTGAACTTTGACGGGGAAACCGGTCCTTATGTGCAATATACCCATGCGAGAGCCTGCAGTGTACTCCGCAGGGCAGAGGACGGGAAAACGATAAGAACCTCAGTGGAAACCGATCCGGCAGGCAAAAGCAGCAAAGCAGGCCATGAAATGGGTTGTCCCGGAGAAATGACTTCAAAATCCGCTTCTGCAGATGCGGATTTTGACAGCAGCCTGCTTTCCAGTAAAGAAGAATACCAGCTGGTCCGGGTCCTGTCCGTCTTCCCGGATAAAGTAAAACAGGCATTGGATGATCTGGAGCCTTCCATACTGACCCGCTATCTGGTGGAGCTGGCAAAGGAATTCAACCGGTTCTACCACGAACATCCCATACTGGTGAAAGAAAAAGGTCTCCGAAAAGCACGGCTGGCATTGGTACAGGCAACAAAAGCCACTCTTGCCACTGGTCTAAGACTGATTGGTCTTCATGCACCGGAGAAAGTCTGATCGGTACTTCGGGCAATCCGTGCAATCCAACAAAAACCGATGATTTTTTTCAATAAGTTTTGGGGAGATGTTTTTCTTGAAAAGAATTGTTTTAACCGGCGGCGGCACTGCAGGCCATGTGACACCCAATATTGCCCTTTTGCCGGAACTGAAAAAAAGAGGATGGGACATTCACTATATCGGAACACAAAGCGGGATTGAACACAAGCTGATAACGGAAATCCCCTATGTAACCTATCACAGCGTGCAGTCCGGCAAACTGAGAAGATATGCGGATATTAAAAATCTTACCGATCCATTCCGTGTTTTGGCAGGCATCGGACAATCCATGAACCGAATTCGAAAGCTGAAGCCTCAGATTATCTTTTCCAAAGGTGGATTTGTTTCCGTACCGGTTGTTTTGGGAGGATGGATCAATCGTATCCCGGTCATTGTCCATGAGTCTGATATTACACCGGGCCTTGCCAATCAGATTGCCACCCGGTTTGCAAAGACGGTATGCACCACCTTTCCGGAGACCGTCCAATATTTCAGGGAAGGAAAAGCGATCCATACCGGAACTCCCATTCGGCAGGAACTGTTTTTGGGCAACCCGGAAAGGGGCAGAAAACTATGCGGCTTTAGCGGACAAAAGCCCACCATCCTGGTCATGGGCGGCAGTCAGGGCGCTGTTGCCATCAACAAGGCGATCCGGGCACTGCTTAGCAGACTGACCCGCCGTTTCCAGGTAGTACATATCTGCGGCAAAGGCAATTTTGACACCGTTCTGGATAACCATCCGGACTACAGGCAGTTCGAATATGTGAGCGAAGAGCTACCGGATATTCTGGCAATGACCGATCTTGTGGTATCCCGGTCCGGAGCCAACTCCATTTATGAGTTCCTTGCCCTGAAAAAACCGGCGCTGCTGATCCCGCTTCCCTTGAGCTCCAGCCGCGGCGATCAGATTGCCAATGCAAAGTCCTTTCAAAAACAGGGCTTCAGCAGGATGCTGGAACAGGAAAATATGACGGAGGATACCCTTTATGATCATATTGTGGATCTGCACCTGAATCGGGATAAATACATCCGTGCCATGACGGAAAACAATTCCACCGACAGCATAGAAATTATTATGCAGCAGATTGATTCCCTGGCAAAAAAGTAGAAAAGAGCCGGACTCCGCATTTGCTGGCTGTATTGACAACAAGCAGTACTTTTCCTTTGTAATCCGACATCTTCACCGGCTGATTCTCAATCGACGTGTACTCAAAATCATAGATTGACATAGTAAAACCTCCTCCAATATATTTGGAACAATTAAATTGTGAAAAATATATTTTACAGGGACATTCTTGATTTGTCAAGCCTGTTCCGAAAGCATTCCATTAAAAAAGCCCCGGAAATACCGGGGAGAATCACTTCAAAAAAATTTTTAAAAATAGAAAATTGCGTTGCGGAGAAAAAAAGAGTTTAATGAATCTCACTTTTCTCCATATTCAAAACACAGGGATTATACGCCTCCGATTGGGAAGTCCCGGCGGAACGCTCCACAGTCTTACAGCCATGTCTGACGATGAACTCCACAATCTCCCGGGCTGCCCGTACATTCCGGAATGCAAACTGCCGGTTATAGATCTCACGAAGCTTTTTGCCATTCTGAGCAAGCAAATCCGATATCGCATCCGGAACTTTTTGGGGATCCATACAGACCACTCCCAAATTGTGATGCCGGACGTACTCCGGATTTTTTTCTTCCTGTCCCCTCAATGCATCCACAACAATAATGGGTTTGCACAGATTAACTGCTTCCATTACCACGTTGGGACTTCCCCGGACAATGAGAATATCCGCTTCCATCATGTACTTTTTCATATCTTTCGTGAATCCGTGAATCCGAACACGATGACCCGTGGTATCCCCAAACTCCTTCTCCAGCTCTTCCCTCAGGGATGCCTTGCTTCCTGCAAGGACAGAAATGCGACAGCTACTGTGATCCAGAATATTTCGGACAATGCTCATAATCCGTTTGGATCCCTGGCTTCCGTTCACCAACAGGACAGAGGCTCCGTTTTTGGATATCTGATCCGCATCCCTCGGAGCAGAGGGGAAAGGTACGCAAAAGTCCTCGCGGACCGGAAAATCAACAAGCTGTAATTTTTCTTCCGGAAGTCCAAGGGAGAGCATGGTGCATTTGGACTCCACAGAAGGACACATGGTATAGGCTGACCTTTTATCCGCCCACATACCGGAAACGTTGTCCAGATCTGCAATCAGAGGAAGCACCGGAATGTTTACATTTTCCCGCTCCAGAACATTCAAAACTGCGCTGATAAAAACAGCATGAACAGGAACAATTACATCCGGTTTGATTTCCTCAAGCCGGCGAATCAGTTCCTGTCCTATGCTTTTTGTTACAAATGTATTGATCATGCCGGGATAACGATTGGCTATCTGATAAAGAAAGCCCCATAATGCAGGAAAATTGACGATGATCGGATTGTAGAGCCGACCCATCAGATCCATGAATTTTCCTCCAAGGGAAAACCCATCTATCACAGTGATCTTCAATCCCGGATATTGCTCATGAACCTGCTCCACCAAAGCCTTTGTGATACTTTTATGGCCCTGGCCGGTATCCTCCGCGGAAAGAAATACAATGCCGCCTCCTTCTCCACCAGTATTCGTACGGTTCTTCTTCTCTTTTTTTCTGCTTTTCTTCACTCTGTTCCCCTCACTGTTCTCAAGAAATCGGATGATACGCGGCCGGTTGTAACGTTGAATGATGACATATGGCAGATTCAGGCCAAGTGCCAGAAAAATCATAAAAAAGGTCTCCAAAAAACTACTCCAGATTCCGAAAAGGAAAGAGGACAGAATAATTCCCCAGTGCGTCAATTCCGCACGGCAGGATTCCAGAAGATATTTTTGTATATGCTTCTCATCGAACGATGCAATATGCTTTCTGGAAAAAATAGGCTTTAAAAAATCGCTCAGCTCCGGCAATTGATTTTTCCAATTCCTTACTTTCAATACCCGCTGATAGACTTCTCCTCCATCTTCCCACTTTTTATCCTTATAAATCCAATTCTGGTAATCTAATATAGATTTAGGAAACTTAAGGGAAAGAAACGTGTTTGCAATCGACAATAAAATAAATAGAAAAATATTATCGGAAAGTGCCGCTTCCATGCCCTTTTCACTCCTTTATCTGGATATAGCGATCCCAGCTGTGTTTTCTGATTGCGGGCAATACATACAGCGGAATGTAAAATACCATTCCGGTTACAATCCCCCATCCGACATCCATAACAGAATGCTGTT includes these proteins:
- a CDS encoding undecaprenyldiphospho-muramoylpentapeptide beta-N-acetylglucosaminyltransferase, with amino-acid sequence MKRIVLTGGGTAGHVTPNIALLPELKKRGWDIHYIGTQSGIEHKLITEIPYVTYHSVQSGKLRRYADIKNLTDPFRVLAGIGQSMNRIRKLKPQIIFSKGGFVSVPVVLGGWINRIPVIVHESDITPGLANQIATRFAKTVCTTFPETVQYFREGKAIHTGTPIRQELFLGNPERGRKLCGFSGQKPTILVMGGSQGAVAINKAIRALLSRLTRRFQVVHICGKGNFDTVLDNHPDYRQFEYVSEELPDILAMTDLVVSRSGANSIYEFLALKKPALLIPLPLSSSRGDQIANAKSFQKQGFSRMLEQENMTEDTLYDHIVDLHLNRDKYIRAMTENNSTDSIEIIMQQIDSLAKK
- a CDS encoding glycosyltransferase; this translates as MEAALSDNIFLFILLSIANTFLSLKFPKSILDYQNWIYKDKKWEDGGEVYQRVLKVRNWKNQLPELSDFLKPIFSRKHIASFDEKHIQKYLLESCRAELTHWGIILSSFLFGIWSSFLETFFMIFLALGLNLPYVIIQRYNRPRIIRFLENSEGNRVKKSRKKEKKNRTNTGGEGGGIVFLSAEDTGQGHKSITKALVEQVHEQYPGLKITVIDGFSLGGKFMDLMGRLYNPIIVNFPALWGFLYQIANRYPGMINTFVTKSIGQELIRRLEEIKPDVIVPVHAVFISAVLNVLERENVNIPVLPLIADLDNVSGMWADKRSAYTMCPSVESKCTMLSLGLPEEKLQLVDFPVREDFCVPFPSAPRDADQISKNGASVLLVNGSQGSKRIMSIVRNILDHSSCRISVLAGSKASLREELEKEFGDTTGHRVRIHGFTKDMKKYMMEADILIVRGSPNVVMEAVNLCKPIIVVDALRGQEEKNPEYVRHHNLGVVCMDPQKVPDAISDLLAQNGKKLREIYNRQFAFRNVRAAREIVEFIVRHGCKTVERSAGTSQSEAYNPCVLNMEKSEIH